In Amycolatopsis solani, a single window of DNA contains:
- a CDS encoding ABC transporter permease — protein sequence MTKHRLFWPVVALLALLVGDLIASPAFFKIELRDGHLYGNLVDILKNGAPLILIAIGMTLVIATRGIDLSVGAVVAISGSLACLWIADHPDGVGATLVAVGLALGLSLVLGVWNGWLVAALGIQPIIATLILMVAGRGIAQLISGGQIITINSAPYEWIGSGFVFTLPSAILIALAVFVLASLLVRRSALGLLVEAVGGNPEASRLAGLRSARLTWLVYVFCALCAGIAGLMISANVHSADANHAGLFIELDAILAVVVGGTQLTGGRFSIGGAVIGALLIQTLTTTVYALGIPPEAIMLFKAVVVLAVCLLQSPAFRRKLRRRRTPAAGQPAPTSAPEKVEVTA from the coding sequence ATGACCAAGCACCGGTTGTTCTGGCCCGTGGTGGCGCTGCTCGCGCTGCTGGTGGGCGACCTCATCGCGAGCCCGGCGTTCTTCAAGATCGAACTGCGCGACGGTCACCTCTACGGGAACCTCGTCGACATCCTCAAGAACGGCGCCCCGCTGATCCTCATCGCGATCGGCATGACGCTCGTCATCGCCACCCGCGGCATCGACCTCTCGGTGGGCGCGGTCGTCGCGATCAGCGGCTCGCTCGCGTGCCTGTGGATCGCCGACCACCCGGACGGCGTCGGCGCGACGCTCGTCGCGGTCGGGCTGGCGCTCGGGTTGTCGCTGGTGCTCGGCGTGTGGAACGGCTGGCTCGTGGCCGCACTGGGCATCCAGCCGATCATCGCCACGCTCATCCTCATGGTCGCCGGGCGCGGGATCGCGCAGCTCATCTCCGGCGGGCAGATCATCACGATCAACTCCGCACCCTACGAATGGATCGGCAGCGGGTTCGTCTTCACCCTGCCCAGCGCGATCCTCATCGCGCTGGCGGTGTTCGTGCTCGCGTCGCTGCTGGTCCGCCGCTCCGCCCTCGGCCTGCTCGTCGAGGCCGTCGGCGGCAACCCCGAGGCCAGCCGGCTGGCCGGCCTCCGCTCGGCGCGGCTGACCTGGCTCGTCTACGTCTTCTGCGCGCTGTGCGCCGGCATCGCCGGGCTGATGATCAGCGCGAACGTGCACAGCGCCGACGCCAACCACGCCGGGCTGTTCATCGAACTCGACGCGATCCTCGCCGTCGTCGTCGGCGGCACCCAGCTCACCGGCGGCCGGTTCTCCATCGGCGGCGCCGTGATCGGCGCGTTGCTCATCCAGACGCTGACCACCACCGTCTACGCCCTCGGCATCCCGCCCGAGGCGATCATGCTGTTCAAGGCCGTGGTCGTGCTGGCGGTGTGCCTACTGCAGTCGCCCGCGTTCCGCCGCAAGCTGCGCCGCCGCCGGACACCCGCGGCCGGGCAGCCGGCGCCCACGTCCGCTCCCGAGAAGGTCGAGGTCACGGCATGA
- a CDS encoding sugar ABC transporter ATP-binding protein, with product MPAEILTMTGIRKEFPGVLALDGVDFRLFPGEVHALMGENGAGKSTLIKVLTGVYGVDAGTITLAGTAVAFGGPGEAQQAGISTVYQEVNLCPNLSVAENVCLGREPRRFGRIQWGPMRRRAEELLARLDVHVDVSAELGTCSIAVQQLVAIARALDVDARVLVLDEPTSSLDTGEVEQLLKVVRSLREQGLAILFVSHFIDQVFAVADRMTVLRNGKLIGEYRTAEITPVDLVTKMIGKELQVLETLEESGPTRAEVADAPVLLAAEGLGRKGGVEPFSLDIHAGEVVGLAGLLGSGRTELARLLFGADHADSGSVRIDGDATNLRTPRAGLDHRIAFCSENRKTEGLVEELTVRENIVLALQASRGWARPLSRRRQDELAEKYIKALDIRPADPEALVGNLSGGNQQKVLLARWLITEPRLLILDEPTRGIDIGAKTEIQRLVTQLSAEGMAVLFISAELDEVLRLSHRVVVLRDRKVVAQRENQALTADEIMATMAEGAVS from the coding sequence ATGCCCGCCGAAATCCTGACCATGACCGGGATCCGCAAGGAGTTCCCCGGCGTCCTCGCCCTCGACGGCGTCGACTTCCGCCTGTTCCCGGGCGAGGTCCACGCGCTGATGGGGGAGAACGGCGCCGGCAAGTCCACCCTGATCAAGGTGCTGACCGGGGTCTACGGGGTGGACGCGGGCACGATCACGCTCGCCGGGACCGCCGTCGCGTTCGGCGGCCCCGGCGAGGCCCAGCAGGCCGGCATCAGCACGGTCTACCAGGAGGTCAACCTCTGCCCGAACCTGTCCGTGGCGGAGAACGTCTGCCTCGGCCGGGAACCCCGCCGCTTCGGCCGCATCCAGTGGGGCCCGATGCGGCGGCGGGCGGAGGAACTGCTGGCCCGGCTGGACGTCCACGTGGACGTCTCGGCCGAGCTGGGCACCTGCTCGATCGCGGTGCAGCAGCTGGTCGCGATCGCCCGCGCGCTCGACGTCGACGCGCGGGTGCTGGTGCTCGACGAGCCGACGTCCAGTTTGGACACCGGCGAGGTCGAGCAGCTGCTGAAGGTCGTGCGGTCCCTGCGCGAGCAGGGGCTGGCGATCCTGTTCGTCTCCCACTTCATCGACCAGGTCTTCGCCGTCGCCGACCGGATGACCGTGCTGCGCAACGGAAAGCTGATCGGCGAGTACCGCACCGCGGAGATCACGCCGGTCGACCTGGTCACCAAGATGATCGGCAAGGAACTGCAGGTCCTCGAAACCCTCGAGGAGTCCGGCCCGACGCGGGCCGAGGTCGCGGACGCGCCGGTGCTGCTGGCCGCCGAAGGCCTCGGCCGCAAGGGCGGCGTCGAGCCGTTCAGCCTCGACATCCACGCCGGCGAGGTCGTCGGCCTGGCCGGGCTGCTGGGTTCGGGGCGCACGGAGCTGGCCCGGCTGCTCTTCGGCGCCGACCACGCCGACAGCGGGTCGGTCAGGATCGACGGCGACGCCACGAACCTGCGCACCCCGCGAGCGGGCCTCGACCACCGGATCGCGTTCTGCTCGGAGAACCGCAAGACCGAAGGCCTGGTCGAAGAACTGACCGTCCGGGAGAACATCGTCCTGGCGCTGCAGGCCTCCCGTGGCTGGGCGCGGCCGCTCTCGCGCCGCCGCCAGGACGAACTCGCCGAGAAGTACATCAAGGCACTCGACATCCGCCCCGCCGACCCCGAGGCGCTGGTCGGCAACCTCTCCGGCGGCAACCAGCAGAAGGTGCTGCTGGCCCGCTGGCTCATCACCGAACCCCGGCTGCTGATCCTCGACGAGCCGACCCGTGGCATCGACATCGGTGCCAAGACCGAGATCCAGCGGCTCGTCACGCAGCTGTCCGCCGAGGGCATGGCCGTGCTGTTCATCTCCGCCGAGCTCGACGAGGTGCTGCGGCTGAGCCACCGCGTCGTCGTGCTGCGCGACCGGAAGGTGGTGGCGCAGCGGGAGAACCAGGCGCTCACCGCCGACGAGATCATGGCCACGATGGCCGAGGGAGCCGTCTCATGA
- a CDS encoding ABC transporter substrate-binding protein, translating to MLTLTDLITVDRGVNVLKKRWAAAAAAAAGLVLLTACGSGGSSGGSGGAITLGFAQVGAESGWRTANTKSIQESAKTAGIELKFSDAQQKQENQISAIRSYIQQKVKVIAFSPVVESGWDTVLKEAKNANIPVILTDRAIDSPDKSLYKTFLGSDFIAEGKKAGQWLTKEFGSATGQVNIVELQGTTGSAPANDRKKGFADVIAADPKYKIVASQTGEFTRAKGKEVMEAFLKSQPKIDVLYAHNDDMALGAIEAIEAAGKVPGKDIKIVSVDGVKDALQALADGKINHVVECNPLLGPQLMDLVKKVSAGEQVPARIETQETEFDQASAKAALPQRQY from the coding sequence ATGTTAACGCTAACAGATTTGATCACCGTCGATCGAGGAGTGAACGTGCTGAAGAAGCGATGGGCCGCCGCGGCGGCCGCGGCGGCCGGACTCGTGCTGCTCACCGCCTGCGGGAGTGGTGGCTCTTCCGGTGGCTCCGGCGGGGCGATCACGCTCGGCTTCGCCCAGGTGGGCGCCGAGAGCGGCTGGCGGACGGCGAACACGAAGTCGATCCAGGAGTCGGCCAAGACCGCGGGCATCGAGCTGAAGTTCTCCGACGCCCAGCAGAAGCAGGAGAACCAGATCTCCGCGATCCGCTCCTACATCCAGCAGAAGGTCAAGGTCATCGCCTTCTCGCCGGTCGTCGAGTCCGGCTGGGACACCGTGCTCAAGGAAGCGAAGAACGCCAACATCCCGGTCATCCTGACCGACCGCGCGATCGACTCGCCGGACAAGTCGCTCTACAAGACCTTCCTCGGCTCCGACTTCATCGCCGAGGGCAAGAAGGCCGGGCAGTGGCTGACCAAGGAGTTCGGCAGCGCCACCGGCCAGGTCAACATCGTCGAACTGCAGGGCACCACGGGGTCCGCCCCGGCCAACGACCGCAAGAAGGGCTTCGCGGACGTCATCGCGGCGGACCCGAAGTACAAGATCGTCGCGTCGCAGACCGGTGAATTCACCCGCGCCAAGGGCAAGGAGGTCATGGAGGCCTTCCTGAAGTCCCAGCCCAAGATCGACGTCCTCTACGCGCACAACGACGACATGGCGCTCGGCGCCATCGAGGCGATCGAAGCCGCGGGCAAGGTCCCGGGCAAGGACATCAAGATCGTCTCGGTCGACGGCGTCAAGGACGCGCTGCAGGCACTGGCCGACGGCAAGATCAACCACGTCGTCGAGTGCAACCCGCTGCTCGGCCCGCAGCTGATGGACCTGGTGAAGAAGGTCTCCGCCGGCGAGCAGGTGCCCGCCCGCATCGAGACCCAGGAAACCGAGTTCGACCAGGCATCGGCCAAGGCCGCCCTGCCGCAGCGGCAGTACTGA
- a CDS encoding LacI family DNA-binding transcriptional regulator has translation MAERPRSGGAVRVTAAGTRQPSLTDVAGVAGVSHMTVSRVINGTGPVRPETRARVLAAIEELGYRPNSAARALVTGRTGTLGVVALESNLYGPASTLYGIENAAREAGYAITISSVSRPGRSSIADAVENLRRQAVEGIIVIAPHVSAGRALEAAPADFPVVAVGGGETAPVPVISVDQRDGARRATEHLLALGHRTVWHVAGPEDWLEARDRELGWRETLERHGVAAPRVIRGDWSSRSGYEAGRSLAAEPKLDAVFAGNDQMALGLLRAFAEAGISVPRDVRVAGFDDVPEAAYFTPPLTTVRQDFIEVGRRTFGLLTQRMDGGDRHARALVVPELIVRESTGPR, from the coding sequence GTGGCCGAACGACCCCGCTCCGGCGGAGCCGTGCGGGTGACCGCGGCCGGGACGCGGCAGCCGAGCCTGACCGACGTCGCGGGCGTCGCCGGGGTCTCGCACATGACCGTGTCGCGGGTGATCAACGGGACCGGCCCGGTGCGCCCCGAGACGCGGGCCCGGGTGCTCGCGGCGATCGAGGAACTGGGCTACCGGCCCAACTCCGCGGCCCGCGCGCTGGTCACCGGGCGGACCGGCACGCTCGGCGTCGTCGCGCTCGAGTCCAATCTGTACGGTCCGGCCAGCACGCTGTACGGCATCGAGAACGCCGCCCGCGAAGCCGGGTACGCGATCACGATCTCCAGCGTCAGCCGGCCGGGCCGGTCGTCGATCGCGGACGCGGTGGAAAACCTCCGCCGCCAGGCGGTCGAAGGCATCATCGTCATCGCCCCGCACGTCAGTGCGGGCCGTGCACTGGAAGCCGCGCCCGCGGACTTCCCGGTCGTCGCCGTCGGCGGCGGGGAGACCGCGCCCGTGCCGGTCATCTCCGTCGACCAGCGCGACGGCGCCCGCCGCGCCACCGAGCACCTGCTCGCCCTCGGCCACCGCACGGTCTGGCACGTCGCCGGGCCCGAGGACTGGCTGGAGGCCCGCGACCGCGAGCTCGGCTGGCGCGAAACCCTGGAACGCCACGGGGTCGCGGCCCCGCGGGTGATCCGCGGCGACTGGAGTTCGCGGTCGGGCTACGAGGCGGGGCGATCCCTCGCCGCGGAACCGAAGCTGGACGCCGTCTTCGCGGGCAACGACCAGATGGCACTCGGCCTGCTGCGCGCGTTCGCCGAGGCGGGCATCTCGGTGCCGCGCGACGTGCGCGTCGCGGGCTTCGACGACGTGCCCGAGGCGGCGTACTTCACGCCGCCGCTCACCACGGTGCGCCAGGACTTCATCGAAGTCGGCCGGCGCACGTTCGGCCTGCTCACCCAGCGGATGGACGGGGGCGACCGGCACGCGCGCGCCCTCGTCGTGCCCGAGCTGATCGTCCGCGAGAGCACCGGGCCGCGTTAG
- a CDS encoding endonuclease/exonuclease/phosphatase family protein — protein sequence MAALAVLTALLLLAHRLVPNWLGNAGSLLETFLPWTGALVLLLLAAAVLRRSATALVALLLPALVWGTSFGGKLFDHRGTGGDLTVVSHNVNDENPDPAGTARALAASGAQVIALEELKRSEIPKYEAALAARYPHHSVQGTVGVWSSFPLRDTQPVEIMPWTRALRTTVDTPKGPVAVFVAHLPSVRVRLDAGFTAGGRDVAIERLAAAVAAESADRTVLVGDFNGTADDRALAPITARLETAQDEAGDGFGFSWPASLPLARIDQIFVGGVRPVAAWTLPATGSDHLPVAATIAL from the coding sequence ATCGCCGCCTTGGCCGTACTCACCGCCCTGCTCCTCCTCGCGCACCGCCTGGTCCCCAACTGGCTGGGCAACGCCGGCAGCCTCCTGGAAACCTTCCTCCCGTGGACCGGCGCCCTCGTCCTCCTCCTGCTCGCCGCCGCCGTCCTCCGGCGCTCGGCCACCGCCCTCGTCGCGCTCCTCCTCCCCGCCCTCGTCTGGGGCACCTCCTTCGGCGGCAAGCTCTTCGACCACCGCGGCACCGGCGGCGACCTCACCGTCGTCTCGCACAACGTCAACGACGAAAACCCCGATCCCGCCGGCACCGCTCGAGCACTTGCCGCCTCAGGAGCTCAGGTGATCGCGCTCGAGGAGCTGAAACGGTCCGAAATCCCCAAGTACGAAGCCGCCCTCGCCGCCCGCTACCCGCACCACAGCGTGCAGGGCACCGTCGGCGTCTGGAGCAGCTTCCCGCTCCGGGACACCCAGCCGGTCGAGATCATGCCGTGGACCCGCGCTCTCCGGACCACTGTGGACACTCCCAAGGGGCCGGTCGCGGTCTTCGTCGCGCACCTGCCGTCGGTGCGGGTGCGGCTCGACGCGGGGTTCACCGCCGGCGGCCGCGACGTCGCGATCGAACGGCTCGCCGCCGCCGTCGCCGCGGAATCCGCGGACCGGACCGTGCTCGTCGGCGACTTCAACGGGACCGCCGACGACCGTGCGCTGGCCCCGATCACCGCTCGCCTCGAAACCGCGCAGGACGAAGCCGGGGACGGGTTCGGGTTCAGCTGGCCCGCGTCGCTGCCGCTGGCGCGGATCGACCAGATCTTCGTCGGCGGGGTGCGGCCGGTCGCGGCCTGGACGCTGCCCGCGACCGGGAGCGACCACCTGCCCGTGGCGGCCACGATCGCGCTCTGA
- a CDS encoding D-alanyl-D-alanine carboxypeptidase family protein, whose product MARTRIPPVAGGITAAVAVVVAVSCWVLFPPELAGRASAARPSIDLTLPWPSEGQSSAEVLGLGSLGSRGERAPVPIASVTKVMTAYVVLKDHPLDAGEPGPQITVDEQAEAESTSAEESTAPVRAGRRISERDLLALMLVPSGNNVARLLARWDAGSQEAFVAKMNREAAALGMTSTTYTGASGVEDSTTSTAADQLRLAREAMKIPVLRAIVATPSLRVDGVPGPVVNTNTLLGHDGVIGLKTGSSTAAGGALMWAAQTPGGALILGVVLHQNPGGSPAAGLNAALENSRRLIAAIQHELPTAATR is encoded by the coding sequence ATGGCCCGTACCCGCATCCCACCCGTCGCCGGCGGGATCACCGCGGCGGTGGCCGTCGTCGTCGCCGTGAGCTGCTGGGTGCTCTTCCCGCCGGAACTCGCCGGCCGGGCGAGCGCCGCCCGGCCCTCGATCGACCTGACGCTGCCGTGGCCGTCGGAAGGGCAGTCGAGTGCCGAGGTGCTCGGGCTGGGCTCGCTCGGCAGCCGCGGGGAGCGGGCGCCGGTGCCGATCGCGAGCGTCACGAAGGTGATGACCGCCTACGTGGTGCTGAAGGACCACCCGCTCGACGCGGGCGAGCCGGGCCCGCAGATCACCGTCGACGAGCAGGCGGAGGCCGAATCGACGTCCGCCGAGGAGTCGACCGCCCCGGTCCGCGCCGGGCGGCGGATCAGCGAGCGGGACCTGCTGGCGCTGATGCTGGTGCCGTCCGGGAACAACGTCGCCCGGCTGCTCGCCCGGTGGGACGCGGGGAGCCAGGAGGCGTTCGTCGCGAAGATGAACCGCGAGGCCGCGGCGCTCGGCATGACGAGCACGACGTACACGGGTGCGAGCGGCGTCGAGGATTCGACGACGAGCACCGCCGCCGACCAGCTGCGCCTGGCGCGCGAAGCGATGAAGATCCCGGTGCTGCGCGCGATCGTGGCCACGCCGAGCCTGCGCGTCGACGGCGTCCCGGGCCCGGTGGTCAACACGAACACCCTCCTCGGCCACGACGGCGTGATCGGCCTGAAGACGGGCTCGTCCACGGCGGCGGGCGGCGCCCTGATGTGGGCGGCCCAGACCCCGGGCGGCGCGCTGATCCTGGGCGTGGTCCTCCACCAGAACCCGGGCGGAAGCCCGGCGGCGGGCCTGAACGCGGCCCTGGAGAACAGCCGCCGCCTGATCGCGGCCATCCAGCACGAACTCCCGACGGCGGCCACCCGATGA
- a CDS encoding phosphocholine-specific phospholipase C produces MADPHKLTRRGFLGGVAAAGALGALPPGMAEALAEPRATGSLADVEHVVVLMQENRSFDHYYGTMRGVRGYGDRSVIVQPNGQDVFHQPDSGRGDGKYLLPFRVDTTKVDGQDLGDLGHGWSDQHQAIAGGANNAWVPAKGEMTMGYFDQGDIPFHRALADAFTVCDHYFCSVQGPTTPNRLYLFTGTIDAAGQAGGPANYNPADYKPVFRWTTYPERLQQQGVSWKVYANKEVGDAGGSFVGDYGDNPLWLFQAYHQDYTSELSRRASVFKSWGPDSGQGKNVDHVLAEFKADCASGSLPKVSWIVAPYGYCEHPEARPVDGAAYTQTVLNALWANPKLWESTVVLINYDENDGFFDHVAPPIAPSGTTGEYIGGQPIGLGARVPMTVISPWSRGGWVSSEVTDHTSVLRFLERWTGVAEPNISAWRRAICGDLMTCFDFGTPATQIPLLPDTAALRKQADDTQKKLPKPAPPAAGKQQNPVQETGTRPARALPYRPLVTTSLSADRKILTTTFANQGTAAVQLTAYRNDGQTDGPWPYDVAPGAQVSDTWRVQLYGGGKYGVAVHGPNRFRWVLAGDANSAGAGVDVLGSYTAENKLRLTMRNGGTTAVKLTITANHYRTDGPWTYALAAGQTVTDDWNPVAYGSGWYDLSATLDADPKFLRRFSGHLETGAPSITG; encoded by the coding sequence ATGGCCGACCCGCACAAGCTCACCCGACGCGGTTTCCTCGGTGGCGTCGCCGCCGCCGGCGCCCTCGGCGCCCTGCCGCCCGGTATGGCCGAGGCGCTCGCCGAGCCCCGCGCCACCGGCAGCCTCGCCGACGTCGAGCACGTCGTGGTCCTCATGCAGGAGAACCGTTCCTTCGACCACTACTACGGCACGATGCGCGGGGTCCGCGGCTACGGCGACCGCTCGGTGATCGTCCAGCCGAACGGCCAGGACGTCTTCCACCAGCCCGATTCCGGGCGCGGGGACGGGAAGTACCTGCTCCCGTTCCGGGTGGACACCACCAAAGTGGACGGTCAGGACCTCGGCGACCTCGGCCACGGCTGGTCCGACCAGCACCAGGCGATCGCCGGCGGCGCGAACAACGCGTGGGTCCCCGCCAAGGGCGAGATGACCATGGGCTACTTCGACCAGGGCGACATCCCGTTCCACCGCGCGCTCGCCGACGCGTTCACGGTGTGCGACCACTACTTCTGCTCGGTGCAGGGCCCGACCACGCCGAACCGGCTCTACCTGTTCACCGGCACGATCGACGCCGCCGGCCAGGCGGGCGGCCCGGCGAACTACAACCCGGCCGACTACAAGCCGGTCTTCCGCTGGACGACCTACCCGGAACGCCTGCAGCAGCAAGGGGTTTCGTGGAAGGTCTACGCCAACAAGGAGGTCGGCGACGCGGGCGGCTCGTTCGTCGGCGACTACGGTGACAACCCGCTGTGGCTCTTCCAGGCCTACCACCAGGACTACACGAGCGAACTGTCCCGGCGAGCCAGCGTCTTCAAGTCCTGGGGCCCGGATTCGGGCCAGGGCAAGAACGTCGACCACGTCCTCGCCGAGTTCAAAGCGGACTGCGCGAGCGGCTCGCTGCCGAAGGTGTCCTGGATCGTCGCGCCCTACGGCTACTGCGAGCACCCCGAAGCCCGGCCCGTCGACGGCGCCGCCTACACCCAGACCGTGCTCAACGCGTTGTGGGCCAACCCGAAGCTGTGGGAGTCCACAGTGGTCCTGATCAACTACGACGAGAACGACGGCTTCTTCGACCACGTCGCCCCGCCGATCGCGCCGTCCGGCACCACCGGCGAGTACATCGGCGGCCAGCCGATCGGCCTCGGCGCCCGCGTGCCGATGACGGTGATCTCGCCGTGGAGCCGCGGCGGGTGGGTCAGCTCCGAGGTCACCGACCACACGTCCGTGCTCCGGTTCCTGGAACGCTGGACCGGCGTGGCCGAGCCGAACATCAGCGCGTGGCGCCGCGCGATCTGCGGTGACCTCATGACCTGCTTCGACTTCGGCACGCCGGCCACGCAGATCCCGCTGCTGCCGGACACCGCCGCGCTGCGCAAGCAGGCCGACGACACGCAGAAGAAGCTGCCGAAGCCCGCCCCGCCCGCGGCCGGCAAGCAGCAGAACCCGGTGCAGGAAACGGGAACCCGGCCCGCCCGCGCGCTCCCCTACCGGCCGCTGGTCACGACGTCGCTGAGCGCCGACCGCAAGATCCTCACCACGACGTTCGCCAACCAGGGCACCGCGGCCGTGCAGCTGACGGCGTACCGCAACGACGGGCAGACCGACGGCCCGTGGCCCTACGACGTCGCACCCGGGGCGCAGGTCAGCGACACCTGGCGGGTCCAGCTCTACGGCGGCGGCAAGTACGGCGTGGCGGTGCACGGGCCCAACCGGTTCCGCTGGGTGCTGGCCGGGGACGCGAACAGCGCCGGCGCGGGCGTCGACGTCCTCGGGAGCTACACCGCCGAGAACAAGCTGCGGCTGACCATGCGCAACGGCGGCACGACGGCGGTCAAGCTCACGATCACCGCGAACCACTACCGCACCGACGGGCCGTGGACCTACGCCCTGGCCGCCGGGCAGACCGTGACCGACGACTGGAACCCGGTCGCCTACGGGTCCGGCTGGTACGACCTGTCGGCCACCCTCGACGCCGACCCGAAGTTCCTGCGCCGGTTCAGCGGGCACCTCGAGACCGGAGCACCGAGCATCACCGGCTAA
- a CDS encoding cellulose binding domain-containing protein: MTAAAASANLSATFAQSSVWTGGYGGGYTIANRGDAPATGWTVEFDLPAGSAVTSSWSSVKTQAGPHYKFTNAGFNGTVAPGATASFGFTVSGAGQPAGCTINGAACTGGGQVTTTPTTPTTTPPPTTTTTPPPSGDTVNVSTAAQLQAALANAAPGQAIKLAAGTYRGSFVTTKPGTAAKPITLSGPSTAVLINDGPSGDAPDCPAPTAGWDSGYGLWLSGAPYWTLTGFTVQESKKGIVVDNSPHTTIDGVNVNHVDEEAIHFRRSSADSVLKNSTITYTGLVQPGYGEGVYLGSANSNWGCHGNSGGVDRGDRIQVLGNHIGPFIAAEPIDVKEGTFDGLIRGNTFDGRGISGENSADSWIDVKGIGYTIEDNTGTFSSPGTFANGYENHNTSTSPSFDNGCGNVWRNNKSDLGGVGAYAIKISSVSKCAANPNVVYASNTVTNAKSGLTNIPVTP, from the coding sequence ATGACCGCGGCGGCGGCGTCGGCGAACCTCTCCGCCACCTTCGCGCAGTCGTCGGTCTGGACCGGCGGCTACGGCGGCGGCTACACGATCGCCAACCGCGGCGACGCGCCCGCCACCGGCTGGACGGTCGAGTTCGACCTGCCCGCCGGCTCCGCGGTGACCAGCTCGTGGAGCTCGGTGAAGACGCAGGCCGGGCCGCACTACAAGTTCACCAACGCCGGGTTCAACGGCACGGTCGCCCCCGGCGCCACCGCGAGTTTCGGCTTCACCGTCTCGGGCGCCGGGCAGCCCGCCGGGTGCACGATCAACGGCGCCGCGTGCACCGGCGGCGGTCAGGTCACGACCACCCCGACGACGCCCACGACCACGCCACCGCCGACCACGACCACCACGCCCCCGCCGAGCGGTGACACCGTGAACGTCTCGACGGCCGCCCAGCTGCAGGCCGCGCTGGCGAACGCGGCGCCGGGCCAGGCGATCAAGCTGGCGGCCGGCACCTACCGCGGCTCGTTCGTCACGACGAAGCCCGGCACGGCGGCGAAACCGATCACCCTTTCGGGGCCGTCGACCGCCGTCCTGATCAACGACGGCCCGTCCGGGGACGCCCCCGACTGCCCGGCGCCCACCGCGGGCTGGGACTCGGGCTACGGCCTGTGGCTGTCCGGCGCGCCGTACTGGACCCTGACCGGCTTCACAGTCCAGGAGTCCAAGAAGGGCATCGTCGTCGACAACTCCCCGCACACCACCATCGACGGCGTGAACGTCAACCACGTCGACGAAGAGGCGATCCACTTCCGCCGGTCGTCGGCCGACAGCGTGCTCAAGAACTCCACGATCACCTACACCGGGCTCGTCCAGCCCGGCTACGGCGAGGGCGTCTACCTCGGCTCGGCCAACTCGAACTGGGGCTGCCACGGCAATTCCGGCGGCGTCGACCGCGGCGACCGGATCCAGGTGCTGGGCAACCACATCGGCCCGTTCATCGCGGCGGAGCCCATCGACGTCAAGGAAGGCACCTTCGACGGGCTGATCCGCGGCAACACCTTCGACGGGCGCGGGATCAGCGGCGAGAACTCGGCCGACTCCTGGATCGACGTCAAGGGCATCGGCTACACGATCGAGGACAACACCGGCACGTTCTCCTCGCCCGGCACGTTCGCCAACGGCTACGAGAACCACAACACCAGCACGAGCCCGTCCTTCGACAACGGCTGCGGGAACGTCTGGCGGAACAACAAGTCCGACCTCGGCGGAGTGGGCGCCTACGCGATCAAGATCAGCTCGGTGTCGAAGTGCGCGGCCAACCCGAACGTGGTGTACGCCTCGAACACCGTGACGAACGCCAAGTCGGGCCTGACGAACATCCCGGTCACGCCGTAG
- a CDS encoding SDR family NAD(P)-dependent oxidoreductase, which translates to MRVDLSGKTALVTGSTQGIGSAIAAGLAAAGARVAINGRSETGVHKAIARLREDLPDAAFLPAPGDVSDEAGAAQVVEEVPDADILVNNLGIFGAQEPLDITDADWRRYFEVNVLAAVRLTRAYLPGMTGRGWGRIQYIASDSAIVIPAEMIHYGVSKTALLGVSRGFAKHAAGTGVTVNAVIAGPTHTGGVEDFVHELVGDDLPWDEAQREFMKRYRPQSLLQRLIEPEEIAHLVVYLSSPFASATTGAAVRVDGGYVDAIVP; encoded by the coding sequence ATGCGGGTCGACCTGAGCGGGAAAACGGCACTGGTGACCGGGTCCACGCAGGGCATCGGCTCGGCGATCGCGGCGGGGCTCGCGGCCGCGGGCGCCCGCGTCGCGATCAACGGCCGGAGTGAGACGGGCGTCCACAAGGCCATCGCGCGGCTGCGGGAGGACCTGCCGGACGCGGCCTTCCTCCCGGCGCCGGGCGACGTCTCGGACGAGGCGGGCGCCGCGCAGGTCGTCGAGGAGGTGCCGGACGCCGACATCCTGGTCAACAACCTCGGCATCTTCGGTGCCCAGGAACCCCTCGACATCACCGACGCCGACTGGCGCCGCTACTTCGAGGTCAACGTCCTGGCCGCGGTGCGGCTCACCCGCGCCTACCTGCCCGGGATGACCGGCCGCGGCTGGGGCCGGATCCAGTACATCGCCAGCGACTCCGCGATCGTGATCCCGGCCGAGATGATCCACTATGGAGTGTCGAAGACGGCGTTGCTCGGCGTCTCCCGCGGGTTCGCCAAGCACGCGGCGGGCACCGGCGTGACGGTCAACGCGGTGATCGCCGGGCCGACGCACACCGGCGGCGTCGAAGACTTCGTGCACGAGCTGGTCGGCGACGACCTGCCGTGGGACGAGGCGCAGCGCGAATTCATGAAGCGCTACCGGCCGCAGTCGTTGCTGCAGCGGCTGATCGAGCCCGAGGAGATCGCGCACCTGGTGGTGTACTTGAGTTCCCCGTTCGCCTCGGCCACGACCGGTGCCGCCGTGCGCGTCGACGGCGGGTACGTCGACGCGATCGTGCCGTGA